The following proteins come from a genomic window of Lolium rigidum isolate FL_2022 chromosome 5, APGP_CSIRO_Lrig_0.1, whole genome shotgun sequence:
- the LOC124651068 gene encoding E3 ubiquitin-protein ligase RSL1-like, producing the protein MAASATATAHDPSIPIYISSDEDDEVTVLGSSRSREELQIQQAILLSIDSSRDPTAIPSPFSASPFPSGTAGADSIPDRKDNRELRLGLPRFPVASSRSLSTAKTPQVIDLDDDDSLRRVIDLDGDDDSLIFTEEIGNGGRKKKPRNGAHFEIGECSHSAKDFDCAICMETVPGVERFAVPGCGHAFCAGCVRQYIAARVDENLLAVGCPDPGCRDGVLHPEECRHVLPSPLFHRWGAALCDMALDEVKFYCPFKDCSALLVDDEPGQAKAECPHCKRAFCARCKVPWHDGVDCAEFQRLGDDERGREDLLLRKVAQQSKWQRCPKCKMYVDRIDGCTFIACRCGHCFCYLCGNTMSRNNHFCKHCNRARR; encoded by the exons ATGGcggcctccgccaccgccaccgcccatgATCCATCCATCCCCATCTACATCTCatccgacgaagacgacgaggtaACAGTCCTTGGCTCCTCCCGCAGCCGCGAGGAGCTCCAGATCCAGCAGGCCATCCTCCTCTCCATCGACTCCTCGCGCGACCCGACCGCCATCCCGTCCCCCTTCTCCGCCTCGCCCTTCCCGTCCGGAACCGCCGGCGCAGATTCCATTCCAGACCGAAAGGATAACCGCGAACTGCGATTGGGGTTACCCCGGTTCCCCGTGGCTTCCAGCAGATCCCTTTCAACGGCGAAGACACCTCAAGTTATCGACTTAGATGATGATGACAGCCTTCGTCGAGTTATCGATCTGGATGGTGATGACGACAGCTTGATCTTCACCGAAGAGATCGGCAAcggcgggaggaagaagaagccgcgCAACGGCGCGCACTTCGAGATCGGCGAGTGCTCCCACAGCGCCAAGGACTTCGACTGCGCGATCTGCATGGAGACGGTGCCGGGCGTCGAGCGCTTCGCCGTCCCCGGGTGCGGGCACGCCTTCTGCGCCGGCTGCGTGCGCCAGTACATCGCCGCCAGGGTGGACGAGAACCTGCTGGCCGTCGGCTGCCCGGACCCGGGGTGCAGGGACGGCGTGCTCCACCCGGAGGAGTGCCGCCACGTGCTCCCCTCGCCGCTCTTCCACCGCTGGGGCGCCGCGCTCTGCGACATGGCGCTCGACGAGGTCAAGTTCTACTGCCCCTTCAAGGACTGCTCCGCGCTGCTGGTCGACGACGAGCCCGGGCAAGCCAAGGCGGAGTGCCCCCACTGCAAGCGGGCGTTCTGCGCCAGGTGCAAGGTGCCGTGGCACGACGGCGTCGACTGCGCCGAGTTCCAGCGGCTCGGCGACGACGAGCGCGGGCGAGAGGACCTGCTGCTCAGGAAGGTCGCGCAGCAGAGCAAGTGGCAGAGGTGCCCCAAGTGCAAGATGTACGTCGACAGGATCGACGGCTGCACATTCATCGCCTGCAG GTGCGGCCACTGCTTCTGCTACCTGTGCGGCAACACCATGTCCAGGAACAACCATTTTTGCAAACACTGCAACCGTGCACGAAGATGA